A stretch of DNA from Roseovarius sp. M141:
GCTGCGGGCAGAACGGGAAGCTGTCCCGGATCAAGAACACCAGCGACGGGCCTGACGAATTCACCGTCCTGCCCACCAAGCCGCTGCAGACGCCGCAAACCTACAACACCCTGCCCGCCCCCACGCCCGGCGGCGCAAATCTGGTCGACACGAACCCCAGGGCCGAAGGCATCGCCGCCCTCGGTGGCAATCCGGCTGCGACGGTGCCTGCGGGCGTCGGCCGCGGCGATGCGGGGCTGCTCAATCAGACCCAGCGATACGGCGTGAACCCCGCCATCCGTCAGGAACTGGCGTACGAGGATGCCGACACACGTCGCCGCCACGGCCGCGTGAACATCTTCAATATCGGCCCCTACGACGACTATACCGACGCCTACAAAAAGCAGTGGCTGGACGCGCAGGCCGCAAAGCAGCGCATGCAGCGCAGCGGCGTCGTCACCCCCTCGTCCCCACCGGCACGGTAATGCGCGGCGGCCTGCCCGGCCGCGTGTTTCGCTGAAATCACAGATGCGGCATCGCAGGTTGCACACGCACCCTGCGACTGTATCTATGCGCCATGCCCGTCCCAACCGGAGGCCCCTATGCGCGCCCTGCTGATCGCCCTGACCGCCCTTTTCCCCCTCACCGCCACGGCGCAGGACGGGGCAGGCAGCGACGCCGCCCCGATGACGGATAACGTCACAACCTACACGCTGGACAATGGCCTCGACCTTGTCGTGATCGAGGACCACCGCGCGCCGGTCGTCACCCATATGGTGTGGTATCGCGCCGGGTCCGCGGACGAGCCGCCGGGCGCGTCCGGCGTGGCGCATTTTCTGGAACACCTGCTGTTCAAGGGCACCGAGAAACTGGCACCGGGCGAATTTTCGTCCACCGTGGCCAAGCAGGGCGGCAACGACAACGCCTTTACCAGCTATGATTATACCGCCTATTTCCAGAGGGTCGCAGCGGACCGGCTGGAGCTGATGATGCAGATGGAATCCGACCGCATGGTCAACCTGCAACTGGATGAACAGAACGTCGCCACCGAACGCGACGTCATCATCGAAGAGCGTAACTCGCGCGTTGAAAACAACCCCGGCGCGCTGTTTCGCGAACAGCAGAACGCAGCCCAGTATCTGAACAGCCCTTACGGCGATCCCGTCATCGGGTGGCAGCACGAACAGCCGCTGCTGACGCTGGAGGATGCCACGGACTTCTACGGCCAGTATTATTCGCCCAACAACGCCATCGTCGTCGTTGCGGGGGATGTGGTGGCGCAGGACGTATACGCACTGACCCAGAAATATTACGGCCCCCTGCCCGCCAACCCGGCCCTTCCCGATCGCGTGCGCCCGCAAGAGCCGCGCCAGATGGCCGCGCGCCGACTGGCCATGCAGGATCCGCGCGTTGCGCAGCCCTACCTGACGCGCAGCTACCTTGCCCCCGAACGCGACAGCGGCGATCAGTCCCGCGCCGCCGCGCTGTCGGTGCTGGCCGAGATCCTGGGCGGCGGCACCACATCGGTGATGGCC
This window harbors:
- a CDS encoding DUF3035 domain-containing protein, which gives rise to MRRGIIALTIMTLAVAGCGQNGKLSRIKNTSDGPDEFTVLPTKPLQTPQTYNTLPAPTPGGANLVDTNPRAEGIAALGGNPAATVPAGVGRGDAGLLNQTQRYGVNPAIRQELAYEDADTRRRHGRVNIFNIGPYDDYTDAYKKQWLDAQAAKQRMQRSGVVTPSSPPAR
- a CDS encoding pitrilysin family protein; this translates as MTDNVTTYTLDNGLDLVVIEDHRAPVVTHMVWYRAGSADEPPGASGVAHFLEHLLFKGTEKLAPGEFSSTVAKQGGNDNAFTSYDYTAYFQRVAADRLELMMQMESDRMVNLQLDEQNVATERDVIIEERNSRVENNPGALFREQQNAAQYLNSPYGDPVIGWQHEQPLLTLEDATDFYGQYYSPNNAIVVVAGDVVAQDVYALTQKYYGPLPANPALPDRVRPQEPRQMAARRLAMQDPRVAQPYLTRSYLAPERDSGDQSRAAALSVLAEILGGGTTSVMAEKLQFDSQIAVQSAAWYDGISLDDTSFTLLVVPVPGTPLPQAEAAMDGVIAEFLETGVDTDQLKRIKMRLRAAQVYARDDVNGLANRYGAALTSGLTVADVQAWPDVLQSVTADDVMQAARDLFDDRNSVTGYLSTPETPTTTAAPEVAQ